One Kineococcus radiotolerans SRS30216 = ATCC BAA-149 DNA window includes the following coding sequences:
- a CDS encoding sensor histidine kinase, translated as MSDLLRSETAVDGGEAEWLRLLVGDWQLISDLSFADLVLWVPSADRQHFVAVAHCRPTTGPTVHYDDVVGAVLERGRRPQVDTTFDEARSLRGRDPEWDDDVPVREETIPVVRGGVVLGVLARHTNLATSRTPSRLELNYVKCADDLTRMIADGDFPQTAAPTGPRRGAPRVGDGMLRLDAEGVVTYASPNALSAFHRAGLIGELVGANLAEISSSLAASHLPVDESLPLVVTGRAPWRTDLETDAATLSMRAIPLTRRENGTTTRMAALLLVRDVSELRRRERELMTKDATIREVHHRVKNNLQTVAALLRLQARRIVSEEGRSALQEAMRRVSTIATVHETLSQGIDENVDFDQVLDRCLMMAAEVAMENAERVRTVREGKFGELRQEDATALALVLTELVTNAVEHGFGSDRAGTVVVKVEHTDDDRLEVVVSDDGIGLPEDFQVGSSGLGTQIVRSLVAGELRGRMEFGSSGSGGTEVRLDLRVRRDPSQIGSVRN; from the coding sequence ATGTCGGACCTGCTGCGCTCGGAGACCGCCGTCGACGGTGGTGAGGCGGAGTGGTTGCGGTTGCTCGTCGGCGACTGGCAGCTGATCTCCGACCTCTCCTTCGCCGACCTCGTCCTCTGGGTGCCCTCGGCCGACCGCCAGCACTTCGTCGCCGTCGCCCACTGCCGGCCCACCACGGGCCCGACGGTCCACTACGACGACGTCGTCGGGGCGGTGCTGGAGCGGGGTCGCCGCCCGCAGGTCGACACGACCTTCGACGAGGCCCGCAGCCTGCGCGGCCGGGACCCGGAGTGGGACGACGACGTCCCGGTGCGCGAGGAGACGATCCCCGTCGTGCGCGGGGGCGTCGTCCTGGGCGTGCTGGCCCGGCACACCAACCTGGCGACCTCGCGGACGCCGAGCCGGTTGGAGCTGAACTACGTCAAGTGCGCCGACGACCTCACCCGGATGATCGCCGACGGGGACTTCCCGCAGACCGCGGCGCCCACCGGCCCGCGCCGCGGTGCGCCGAGGGTCGGGGACGGGATGCTGCGCCTGGACGCGGAGGGGGTCGTCACCTACGCGAGCCCGAACGCGCTGTCGGCGTTCCACCGGGCGGGGCTGATCGGGGAACTCGTCGGCGCGAACCTGGCCGAGATCTCCAGCTCCCTGGCCGCGAGCCACCTCCCCGTCGACGAGTCGCTACCGCTGGTCGTGACCGGTCGCGCTCCGTGGCGGACGGACCTGGAGACGGACGCCGCGACGTTGTCCATGCGGGCGATCCCGTTGACGCGCAGGGAGAACGGGACGACGACCCGGATGGCGGCGCTGCTGCTGGTGCGCGACGTCTCCGAGCTGCGCCGTCGTGAGCGGGAACTCATGACGAAGGACGCCACCATCCGCGAGGTCCACCACCGGGTGAAGAACAACCTGCAGACGGTGGCGGCGCTGCTGCGCCTGCAGGCCCGCCGGATCGTGTCGGAGGAGGGGCGGTCCGCGCTCCAGGAGGCGATGCGCCGCGTCTCGACCATCGCCACCGTGCACGAGACCCTGTCGCAGGGGATCGACGAGAACGTCGACTTCGACCAGGTGCTCGACCGCTGCCTGATGATGGCCGCCGAGGTCGCGATGGAGAACGCCGAGCGGGTCCGCACCGTGCGCGAGGGGAAGTTCGGGGAGCTGCGTCAGGAGGACGCGACGGCGCTGGCGCTGGTGCTGACGGAGCTGGTGACCAACGCCGTGGAGCACGGGTTCGGGTCCGACCGCGCGGGAACGGTCGTGGTGAAGGTGGAGCACACCGACGACGACCGGCTGGAGGTCGTCGTCAGCGACGACGGGATCGGGTTGCCCGAGGACTTCCAGGTCGGCAGCTCCGGTCTGGGGACCCAGATCGTGCGGTCGCTGGTGGCGGGGGAGCTGCGCGGGCGCATGGAGTTCGGGTCGAGCGGGTCCGGGGGCACCGAGGTGCGGCTGGACCTGCGGGTGCGGCGCGACCCGTCGCAGATCGGGAGCGTCCGCAACTGA
- a CDS encoding WhiB family transcriptional regulator, translating into MDWRHRAACLDEDPELFFPIGNTGPAILQIEEAKAVCRRCDVVDSCLKWALETGQDAGVWGGMSEDERRALKRRAARARRAS; encoded by the coding sequence ATGGACTGGCGCCACCGCGCTGCCTGCCTCGACGAAGACCCCGAACTCTTCTTCCCCATCGGGAACACGGGTCCGGCCATCCTCCAGATCGAAGAGGCCAAGGCCGTCTGCCGTCGTTGCGACGTCGTCGACTCCTGCTTGAAGTGGGCCCTGGAGACCGGTCAGGACGCCGGCGTCTGGGGCGGCATGAGCGAGGACGAGCGCCGCGCGCTCAAGCGGCGCGCCGCCCGCGCCCGTCGCGCGAGCTGA
- a CDS encoding RNA polymerase sigma factor SigF, with the protein MNRTPPRPRARDVPVARTPDPGDPGVIDPHRRADEARSLPPPAESPGPDHLLADDGPETPAPAATADAEPAGAPLVLPSSRDVEDAPLLSRMASLDPEDPERARLREELTRRHLPLADHLAARFLGRGEPQDDLVQVATIGLLKALDRFDPSRGVPFGAYAVPTMLGEIKRHFRDRGWAMRVPRRIQEAGRALGDAREALTHELGRAPTVAELAERTGYDPEDVVDVLESANAYSTLPLDTGSPTSLVASLGADDDALQNVENREALRPLLAGLPARERRILALRFVRGMSQSQIAAEVGISQMHVSRLLTRTLAQLREGLGDEAG; encoded by the coding sequence GTGAACCGGACGCCTCCGCGCCCGCGGGCGCGCGACGTCCCGGTGGCGCGCACCCCGGACCCCGGCGACCCTGGGGTCATCGACCCGCACCGCAGAGCCGACGAGGCCCGGTCGCTGCCGCCGCCGGCGGAGTCCCCCGGGCCGGACCACCTCCTCGCCGACGACGGCCCCGAGACCCCCGCACCCGCCGCGACCGCCGACGCGGAGCCGGCCGGGGCACCTCTCGTGCTGCCCTCCTCCCGCGACGTGGAGGACGCTCCCCTGCTCTCGCGGATGGCGTCGCTGGACCCCGAGGACCCCGAGCGGGCCCGGTTGCGCGAGGAGCTGACCCGGCGCCACCTGCCGCTGGCCGACCACCTGGCCGCCCGCTTCCTGGGGCGGGGGGAACCCCAGGACGACCTGGTGCAGGTCGCGACGATCGGTCTGCTGAAGGCCCTGGACCGCTTCGACCCCTCTCGGGGCGTCCCCTTCGGCGCCTACGCGGTCCCGACGATGCTCGGTGAGATCAAGCGGCACTTCCGCGACCGCGGGTGGGCCATGCGCGTGCCCCGGCGCATCCAGGAGGCGGGACGGGCCCTGGGGGACGCGAGGGAGGCGCTCACCCACGAGCTGGGCCGGGCCCCGACGGTGGCCGAGCTGGCCGAGCGCACCGGGTACGACCCCGAGGACGTGGTCGACGTCCTGGAGTCGGCCAACGCCTACTCCACGCTGCCGCTGGACACCGGGTCGCCGACCTCGCTGGTGGCCTCCCTGGGGGCGGACGACGACGCGCTGCAGAACGTGGAGAACCGCGAGGCCCTGCGGCCGCTGCTGGCCGGGCTGCCGGCGCGGGAGCGGCGGATCCTGGCCCTGCGCTTCGTCCGGGGCATGTCCCAGTCCCAGATCGCCGCCGAGGTGGGCATCTCGCAGATGCACGTGTCCCGCCTGCTCACCCGCACCCTGGCCCAGCTGCGGGAGGGTCTGGGCGACGAGGCGGGCTGA
- a CDS encoding ATP-binding protein, which yields MVELRVPADPAYLTVVRTASAGLAARLDLTLDEIEDLRIAVDEACTLLLGSAPGEDDLVATFRLGEGTLEVEVRGPARELPERSSFAWAVLEALVGEVFTGTSSTGAWIVLRHSRTSGVGASLVVGVG from the coding sequence ATGGTGGAACTGCGCGTGCCCGCCGACCCGGCGTACCTGACCGTGGTCCGCACCGCGAGCGCCGGTCTGGCCGCCCGCCTGGACCTGACCCTCGACGAGATCGAGGACCTGCGCATCGCCGTCGACGAGGCCTGCACGCTGCTGCTGGGCTCGGCGCCGGGCGAGGACGACCTCGTCGCCACGTTCCGGCTGGGCGAGGGGACCCTCGAGGTGGAGGTCCGCGGTCCGGCGCGCGAACTGCCCGAGCGCTCCAGCTTCGCCTGGGCCGTGCTGGAGGCCCTGGTGGGCGAGGTCTTCACCGGCACCTCCTCGACCGGGGCGTGGATCGTGTTGCGGCACAGCAGGACCAGCGGGGTGGGGGCGAGCCTGGTCGTGGGGGTCGGGTGA
- a CDS encoding GNAT family N-acetyltransferase produces MSPAFTLRTAGPADGASIAELVRELAEYEREPDAATATADDFARALAPGTGIGCVLAEVETDHGVEVAGMALWYTTFSTWLGRQGMWLEDLFVRPQHRRAGIGRAFFAELGRVCAERGFGRLEFWVLDWNTSAHDFYRALGARPEEDWTVWRVDGRGLDALGSPPDRM; encoded by the coding sequence GTGAGCCCCGCCTTCACCCTGCGCACCGCCGGTCCCGCGGACGGGGCGAGCATCGCCGAGCTGGTCCGCGAGCTGGCGGAGTACGAGCGCGAACCGGACGCGGCGACGGCCACCGCCGACGACTTCGCCCGGGCCCTGGCGCCGGGCACGGGCATCGGGTGCGTGCTGGCCGAGGTGGAGACCGACCACGGCGTCGAGGTCGCGGGGATGGCCCTGTGGTACACGACGTTCTCGACCTGGCTGGGGCGGCAGGGCATGTGGTTGGAGGACCTCTTCGTCCGCCCGCAGCACCGGCGGGCCGGGATCGGGCGGGCGTTCTTCGCCGAGCTGGGCCGGGTCTGCGCCGAGCGTGGGTTCGGGCGGCTGGAGTTCTGGGTCCTGGACTGGAACACCTCCGCGCACGACTTCTACCGGGCGCTGGGCGCACGTCCCGAGGAGGACTGGACGGTCTGGCGGGTGGACGGCCGGGGGCTGGACGCCCTGGGCTCCCCCCCGGACCGGATGTGA